The window CAAAGTTTAAATTATCAggtatttaaatcttcaaaattttgaaataaaaatttcaaagtttcaGGTATTTAAgggtttaaaatttcaaattttcaaatatttgaagattcaaaatttcaaacaaatactgaaatattaaaaacGTATTTTTCAACCTACGTAAGCTTCTAAATCTCTCAGTATACAGATTTGAAATCTTTAAACatttaagtatttaaattttctaataggtatacaaaattttaaaaactaaaACTTTTAAATGGTATTCTGTGCATGCATCCGAAAAATGTCCACACATTTTCTTGATACAATTTCTTCACTTTAATCCTCGCCTTTGAAAAGGAAAATTCAAACTTTTGGTGCAAAAAGTGACGACAGAATCGAGTCTTCTATATTCTCTAAGCTCCTAACAGACCCCAACTCACAAAGTTAATAGCGAGGCAAGCACTTACAGAAACAAGATCAAATATCTCCTTTTTACATTTGCCGTTATTGCAGGCATTCAAATCACTCAAATTAAAGCCGCTCGTATCGCGTGCCTTTGCACCTAATAAAATGTTCTATTATCGCTATTGCATTTACCCAGCAAGTTACCATTCCTTTTTAGAAATCTACCGTGAATAATAGCTAAAGCTAACTGCTCATCAAGCTTTTTGATCCTCGATGCCATTTGCACCTACTGTGCAACGCTCACGTGCTAAATAGTTGGCGACTCGTGTTTTGTCTTAAGTACTTTTCAATGTTGCTCGCGCTGATAAACATCGAGCTTCGATGATTATCTCTAGCCCCTTATCGCGAGCTTTGAGTATTCTATGGTACTTACTCCACAAAACTCGAAGTTTCCTATTTTTTTAACGACTTGGTTAATTGTGTCCTTGAAATAATTTACGAGCTCGTAAACCCATCGCCTCTGTTTATGAGGAGCTTATCAGGGGCCATTTTTAATTTCCATTTAACCACGCTTCACTTTCACGGGACCACGATTCTTTTAATTGTTTTACAGTCGAAATACTGGAAAAGTCGATTTGGAATTCATGGAATATCTTCTCTAACGCGAATAAGACGGTATCATTGTTTGCTCGTGTATCGACTGTGGCTGGCGATAAGATAGACTTTCTCGAATCGTCGATTTGGAAAAGAATCTCATGAAGAAACGATTGCGACATTACGACATTGCTACGTGCCTGGAATTCTAGCGGCGTGAAGACGTTCTGAGACTTTACGTAACGAGGCACCACCCTTTGTAAATATTAGTTGGATCTATTCGATGAACTGCTAGTTGGATTGGGACAATTGGGACTTGCTATTATCATTTGAAAGAGTCTGAGAAGAGTATCGAAATTCAATGGAATTTTTGTCGAAGCCAtgttgtgagaattgaggtctttgAAATTGGATTTATTATCGAAGAATACCGTGAAAAGAACTGTAGGTGTATTGAGTGTATTAAGAGGCATATCTCCTTcaagaattaaaaaaatagagaaaaagaattttttaaatgtagAAATTTTGAAGAGTGTCATAATTTTTATCaaatttagaaaaataaaaaatggtaCCCAATTTTCTTAACACAAAAAAGCTTTCTTTCTTCAttgaagaaaattaattttgaataattaagGTTCGCAGCAGCTCTATCAATTAGCTAAACTTTTTGCTACTTGTAGATAATTTTGTgagaaataatttttcaaaatttgaagacAGCCAAATACCTAATTTCAAAGATCTCGTGGGCGTCAAGCAAGAAAACATGGTTTTAAGTCCTCAGGTCAGATTATAAGACACGCAGTTTTTCACTCTACAGTGTACTAATTTGATCGATTATTAAAATACAAGTGAAATGTACTCACAAACAATTGTAAAGGAGGGAATCGACGATTTTGACGGTGAAACATGTGGCACCGTTCAGGCAGTACCATTCCGCATAATCCGGTGGACACGTGTACATGTGGAATGTGATATTTGGtcgcggcgtcggcgtcggtggCCGTGGCTTCGGCGTCGACCGCGATGAACAGGCGTCTGTCAACAAAAAATCACAAAATGTTACTTTTCCATACGAAAAAGTGCGTTAGCTTAACTCTTTCGAAACTAAATTTCGTTATACACCCTTACATTTCATCACAGGCATACGTACTTTCTATTAGATACTGTTAGCCAATGTGAACTATGTAATTCTGTACCAATTTATTCTTtatctatgattaatatggtggcttcattactttattatttaattttcaatgAGTAGGTAACATTTACTCTGTTATTAGAGTCTGGCCTCATACTTTTGGCTGATGTGTATTGATGGCTTAATACATAAGTGTTGTATGTCCACTTTTGGTCAAGTCTGAGATTTTATATTGACCAAGTTTgagattttatattaaaaataaattttatattgatcaagtttgagattttatattataaaatatataataattataaacttGACCAAGAATGGACGTACAACGACCGTGCATTGAGCCATCCCTATGAAGAGTAACCGATTGCTAATAAACATAGCAAAGTAATAAAAAAAGTTGCTTTATTTCCCAATAAAAAACAAGAGTTCCCAGAACACCGTGAACCTGACACACTTGGCAGGGGGCAAACATGTTCAACCGCGAGAGACAGTGCAGCGGTAGGACTGAGGGAAACTCAATGGCGTCAGCGGTGATACTCATAATCAGAGGGGGCCATTGTCCACAGTGAAATCACAATCGCCCCGTTTAACCGTGGATCAATGGAAGCACGACGAGAAAGCGGCGACGGGCAAATTTGCTCGATTAAGTTGTGTAACGACTACAGGCCAAGCATCGTTTATCCCATTAACAGGCACGGGGGAGAATTGTCGAATGGGCCCCGCTTTAGAAATATCCAAACGGCTTCCAGAGGCTTTACCTTCGGGCACAAAGGACGACCGTGTTTCGGCCCGGGTCCAAAAGTCCTCCTGCCCCACTCCCCCATTCTTGAAAACTTAACTCCGAAAACCGTTCCCTCGCCCCCCGCATTCCTGCGTTATCCCTGGCGAGTCTTTGTCACTTTGCCGATCTAAATTAATGTCAGCGATCTTGACGTCTTTTAGTCTCGGGGAATTTGATTGTGGATCGATGCTGGACTGAGGCTAGAGCAAATTGAGTTTATTTCTTTTGAAATTGAGAtctgatttttttttaattttgttggaATAATGGGAACGTGTTTATAACAGGTCTATGAAAAAGAGTTAATTGTATGAACTACATTTTTATCCCTGACGAGTCTTTGTCACTTTTGTGATCTAAATTAATGTCAGCGATCTTGACGTCTTTTAGTCTCGAGGAATTTGATTGTGGATCGATGCTGGATTGAAGCTAGGGCAAACTGAGTTTGTTTCTTTTGAAATTGAGATccgattttttttaattttgttggaATAATGGGAACGTGTTTATAACAGGTATGTAAAAAAGAGTTAATTGTATGAACTACATTTTTAGGATAATGTCGAGAAATTAGTTGAAAAGGGTGCTTCAGAGACAGTTATTGTTAAAGTCATGTCATTGTAGCAAGTCAGAGATATTCTGAATATACATATGTGAATGAATCTGTGAGGCACTGTAATCCCTACAGCAGCGAGCTTACAACAAACACCTACTCTATTCATACCATCATTCCCTCTGTGAAGTTTCTCCCAAAGAACAGGTGCGGAGACGCTTCTAAAAACACGTACGTATGTACCAAAGCAAAAAATCGGTAACTACGAGTGCACCATCGATCCTCATCATCCCCTCAGACGTAATCATTGCACCGAGTGCTCACGATTTTCGCTGAACATGCAAGAAGGCGTCGAGAACTATGCAAGGAATCCCAAATCTCCAAGTATGTACACGACGTACAGCAGAGCCGAACGCGATAAAATTTTCGAAGACTCGCACATGCCGCGCAATGGCGAAGAGGATCGTCAAGGGGTGCGTTCCTGTGTGCACAGGAGTGCAGCACGTTGCATCCGCCCGTGTGCGGGCCTCCGCTCTATCTGTCACCTGTTATAATTTTGCAATCTGCTGTACGGCTCGTATCTGCCCCTCGAAAGGGGACCCGACAGCGCTGCGCGTGCCTGACGATCAGCCTACGCGACAATGCTCCCCCCCTCTTTGCAAATTTGCGCTTCACTTGCTGTCCTATCAAACGCAATGGGAAGAGAGAAAAGAAACTGACAATTTAGCAGGGATGGGCTCCTCGAAACGTAGAACACTCGAAACCCAAGAATGCTTTCAGTTTTGTGGATTCGAAACTTTGCGTCGGTTTTGTCTTGTTAATTTCTTTAGAAAGGGTCATCAGATCTACAGGTTCAAATTAGATAGATGTGGTTctaaatattctattattttttgCATTAAAATTAGCCTAGGCGCAGAAGATGGACTATTTTGTCGATCTAAGTAAGGATCGATTACAGACTTAATAGAATTTTATGCAAGTTGAAACAATTTAATCTCCCAGggtaaatatctcgaaaaatATGAATGATAGGAAGATATGTTTCGGACAGAAGTTGTATTATTACGAGAGGGACAATTTGTGCTGTTATTTACTCCACCTTGTGGTGATTTTCGAAAAGCCTACAAAAGGCagcttcgaatttttaaattagaatctgtattttttattacatattgTAGCTGACATCAAGACGTTTACAAAACAGTACTTAAGTGTCTTCTCAAATGGATATGGATTGTATTCTTATCTATtagataaaaaaagaaaagctGTTCAGTCTTTAATCAGCCTTTAGATAGACCGAGAAAATTGCTGGTCGTGGGCGCCTAGGCTAAAAAAAATTACTTAAACAGGTAAGAGATAAATAAGAAACTTTAAAAATGAGAAAGATAAGCTAAATTTAGATAAATGGGAAAAGTCGTAATTAAAGAACTATTAACAACAAAGCCTTTTGACTTCTTTTCAACCATTTCGACATGGTCCTCTTTTTCCTTTCTGTTAGTAAAAAACCGTGTTCTTAACTTCAATCGAGCCAGTTACTATGTTATTTCGAAAAGTCGCACGGTGGTAATTTGTGTAACAATTTGCGGGAATTGTTGCCATTTTGTGCACCCTTCTGACACGAATGCTTCGCAGTAGCTTTGTTTGAGAGAGATCCGAGACTTTTGGATACCATGTGTTCAAGTTGCAGCAATTGGCTCGCGGTATGCGTTGCATAGGTGCACGTGTTGCACTCTCGCAATCTGTCGTCGCGCGCGTCGAGGATCGTGTTCTACGCGGACGGACAATGGGCTGAGCTCTTTGTGAGACAGCACCGAAAAAACTTCGATCTAGCAGCAAGTATTCGGGGTCAATATTCAGGGTGGTTTTTGCCGAGAGGGATGGAGCCATGGAATTTTGCAAGCTGAAGTCTGGGGCAGATTCGAGAAGATCGCGGTATGTGTTCTGGAATTTCTAAATTCTGATATTCCTAAGTTTTTACTTTTTGAACTTCTTGAATTTTCTAAATCGTGAatcattgaattttttaaactttgGTCTTTTTAATTTTTTGGATTATTGTAGTACTGAAATCTAAGTTGTGTTGGGATTTAGAAAGATTGTCGTACAAATTTATGTGACgatttaatttcaaattttaaaataatttggaAGTAATATCTCACGAAATATTTTTCTAGAAATGATAAAGTGTTCTTAAATAGAAAATTTATGTCGCGAGAAAATAATGCTGTTCCTACAAGCACTTATCTACAGTACTATAAAGCACACAGTGGCAGATGAAATAGAGTGCAAAGGGTCTACTCAAGAATAGACACGTTGACAATATAAGATGAATACACAGAAATGAAAAAACACTAGGTATTTGTACACATAGATATTAGTTGCAATCTTTTATCTGTCACTGTAGACTACGCAAACTTGACTCAAAAATCTACCTACTTAAACAAAACCTGCTGTTAAATCTCAAATCAGAAACGACCCTACAAAACATACCTACACTATCGTACACaaatatttggacactttcacgttCTTAGAAATGCATGAAAAACACTTTCTTATTTATACCAATCGATATCAAATATTATCCTCATCAAACTTGTAGCCAAAATTATATAACACAATTTTACTTTAAGTCTACTTTACGCATGTCCAATGAtatgaaagtgtccaaatacttatacaCAGTAGTGTAAGTTAAACATCTATCACTTCTCACGATCAACAAACAAAAAAAAGGGAGAGTCCTTGACTCACTGTAcacaaaccaataactctaaaCCTTCCCAACCCTAACCCTAACACAAACCCACTTTAACACGTCTCCCAGCCCTCCCCTCAACAAAAATCACTCATCACTATCCACAGTGTCTCCACTAGGTCCAATCTCCTCGTCGCACCGAGCAGAAATAAACCAAAaaatgaagaagaaaaaaaaaaaaagaaagtacCACTAACCTGCTATACCGAACAGAGTGTAGGAGAGGATGAGTAGAGTGGCGAGGTAGGGCGGGATCCTGCATCCTCTCGTCATGGCAGTGACGGTGGCAGGGTGGTCGTCGATGGTGGTACCATCCGAGTGGCAGTCGCTGGTTGGAACCAGGCGATCCTCTCCGTCGTCTCTGTCGCGGTGCTCCTGTAGCCGCTGATGGAGACGATGCAGATGATGGGGGTGGTGGTGCAGGTGAGGGAGCTGGTGGATGTCCCGATGAGGAGCGTGGACAGGCTGGGCCTGACACGATGCCTCATCGTCGGCTTCCCCGTCGACGACGAGCTCGTCGCTGGGCCCTACGCAGTCCCTTCGACAGCGTTCACTGCGCTCcgattggcactgctcctgctgGTGCTCCTCGCTCGAGTGGCGGCCGTGACGGCGATGACCGAGGCGTAGGTGGTGCGGACGGTGGTGGTAGTTGGTGGTACTGCTGTCGCTGCAGCAGACCTCGCCATCCGCCACCGGTGAACTGACAAGAAGCTCCTCGATCAGGCTGGCTCCTACGGCCTCGCATCCTCCTGCTCCCCTTCCCTCGTCGCCACGCTCGCCTGGCCCTCCCACCCCCGCTGCCACCTCTGTTCCTTCAACGGCACGAGCTCCACCACCTGGCCCGGAGCTCCGGCGCACGTGCCGCCGCCTCCCTGTAACCAAATATCCGACCAGACCCGGCCGTTTACAGTGTGTTTTATCTCGACGGCCCTCTACTTCATCTAGCCGGCTGATCCACGCACGCACACCAGCAGACGACTACGTACGAGGCCGAAAGGGACAAGGGAGACAGGGCCAGACGTGCGCCCTGTCCCGGAGGGGTGGTTGAACGCGCGCGCGCGACCGCACGCAACGTGATGCCGGACAGGCGCTAATAGTGTCTTGCGAAGG is drawn from Calliopsis andreniformis isolate RMS-2024a chromosome 1, iyCalAndr_principal, whole genome shotgun sequence and contains these coding sequences:
- the LOC143177135 gene encoding uncharacterized protein LOC143177135 isoform X1 is translated as MPIAGGILVAGTAAHCLSSAAGMLRFLARLSGRRRHVRRSSGPGGGARAVEGTEVAAGVGGPGERGDEGRGAGGCEAVGASLIEELLVSSPVADGEVCCSDSSTTNYHHRPHHLRLGHRRHGRHSSEEHQQEQCQSERSERCRRDCVGPSDELVVDGEADDEASCQAQPVHAPHRDIHQLPHLHHHPHHLHRLHQRLQEHRDRDDGEDRLVPTSDCHSDGTTIDDHPATVTAMTRGCRIPPYLATLLILSYTLFGIADACSSRSTPKPRPPTPTPRPNITFHMYTCPPDYAEWYCLNGATCFTVKIVDSLLYNCLCANGYIGQRCEFKDLDGSYLPSRQRVMLETASIAGGATIAVFLVVIICIAAYIHCKRKQKELRSSSNCVDTVDGPGRDLELRPFSNRSRSLMIFMTKNPNSSTPIEQTRMPGWSCPETESMRMASISEGKRSNQ
- the LOC143177135 gene encoding uncharacterized protein LOC143177135 isoform X2; this encodes MPIAGGILVAGTAAHCLSSAAGMLRFLARLSGRRRHVRRSSGPGGGARAVEGTEVAAGVGGPGERGDEGRGAGGCEAVGASLIEELLVSSPVADGEVCCSDSSTTNYHHRPHHLRLGHRRHGRHSSEEHQQEQCQSERSERCRRDCVGPSDELVVDGEADDEASCQAQPVHAPHRDIHQLPHLHHHPHHLHRLHQRLQEHRDRDDGEDRLVPTSDCHSDGTTIDDHPATVTAMTRGCRIPPYLATLLILSYTLFGIADACSSRSTPKPRPPTPTPRPNITFHMYTCPPDYAEWYCLNGATCFTVKIVDSLLYNCLCANGYIGQRCEFKDLDGSYLPSRQRVMLETASIAGGATIAVFLVVIICIAAYIHCKRKQKELRSSNCVDTVDGPGRDLELRPFSNRSRSLMIFMTKNPNSSTPIEQTRMPGWSCPETESMRMASISEGKRSNQ